A genomic region of Glycine max cultivar Williams 82 chromosome 15, Glycine_max_v4.0, whole genome shotgun sequence contains the following coding sequences:
- the LOC102665725 gene encoding uncharacterized protein isoform X1: MLAYGVHLNELNLKCVLMIILMMILPILGLFFWLENKLSHNSSEANHYSKWKEHLQISDEINTLFCEQDENSTSAHCACSFCGRLSNIVTRCSRCKAAIYCSNACHVKHWRICHKYECVEKEGSQDQQESPFHGTHCLIMEPENGKFSFSEVIEQRSYKGDVYYVEGGENSAEVSDETALKCNDGCAVCGNPSSKVCSRCKAIKYCSQTCQHFDWRSGHKFQCLVEKANTTEKAIVNQGRPANGNVVNLTNSDEVEDNAHSSSPLRLEFYSGNTSSKALTRSSLSLEATNNAQKEIQDQLTSLEEELAKIKEENMSLLSERDAWEVRARNSIDRLYSFRKENEHQLFILKHENELMSNAEKQSRQMVNSLSQRLHCLQIAVESGVEERKKQEEYIHMLQNECAKVKIELQEQNKCVERLTVELDKNTQFPRRITEETGQILVNALSEIAAVESNANCAEVSLPISLSRNPTFTTQGCSICLANEKNMAFGCGHMTCLECGSKIRKCHICRRKITIRIRLFPD, encoded by the exons ATGCTTGCATATGGGGTACACTTGAACGAGTTGAATCTAAAATGTGTTCTTATGATCATATTGATGATGATATTACCCATCCTAGGGTTGTTTTTCTGGCTAGAGAACAAGTTGTCCCATAATTCCAGTGAGGCCAATCATTACTCCAAATGGAAGGAACATTTGCAGATCAGTGATGAAATAAATACCCTATTTTGTGAACAAGATGAGAACAGTACTAGTGCACACTGTGCTTGCTCCTTCTGTGGAAGATTAAGCAACATAGTCACGAGATGCTCACGCTGCAAAGCTGCTATATATTG CTCGAATGCTTGCCATGTTAAGCATTGGAGGATTTGCCATAAATATGAATGCGTTGAGAAAGAAGGGTCACAAGATCAGCAGGAATCACCGTTTCATGGAACCCATTGCCTTATCATGGAGCCTGAAAAT gGTAAGTTCTCATTCAGTGAAGTTATTGAGCAGAGATCATATAAGGGAGATGTTTACTATGTCGAAGGAGGAGAAAACAGTGCTGAGGTCAGTGATGAAACAGCTCTAAAGTGTAACGATGGCTGTGCAGTGTGTGGCAATCCAAGCTCTAAAGTATGCTCAAGGTGCAAAGCCATAAAATATTG CTCACAAACATGCCAACATTTCGATTGGAGATCTGGGCATAAGTTTCAATGTCTTGTTGAGAAGGCAAATACAACTGAAAAAGCAATTGTCAATCAAGGAAGACCTGCAAACGGAAAT GTTGTAAATCTCACGAATTCGGATGAGGTAGAAGATAATGCTCATTCATCTAGTCCTCTTCGCTTGGAATTTTACTCAG GAAACACCAGTTCCAAGGCCCTGACTCGAAGTTCTTTGTCTCTG GAAGCAACCAATAATGCTCAGAAGGAGATTCAAGATCAATTGACAAGCCTAGAAGAAGAATTGGCAAAGATAAA AGAGGAGAACATGTCATTACTATCAGAGCGCGACGCATGGGAAGTGCGAGCAAGGAATTCCATAGATAGACTTTATAGCTTCAGGAAAGAAAATGAGCACCAG CTGTTTATTTTGAAGCATGAAAATGAATTGATGTCAAATGCTGAGAAGCAATCACGTCAAATGGTTAATAGTTTATCTCAGAGGCTACACTGCTTGCAGATTGCAGTGGAAAGTGGAGTTGAAGAGAGGAAAAAACAAGAAGAATATATACATATGTTGCAG AATGAATGTGCTAAGGTTAAGATAGAGCTACAAGAACAGAACAAGTGCGTCGAAAGGCTTACAGTAGAGCTGGATAAGAACACTCAATTTCCTAGGAGAATAACTGAAGAAACAGGACAAATATTAGTCAATGCTTTAAGTGAAATTGCAGCTGTTGAATCCAATGCTAACTGTGCTGAG GTGTCCCTGCCAATTAGTTTGAGCAGAAATCCAACCTTTACAACACAG GGTTGTTCAATTTGCCTAGCCAATGAGAAGAACATGGCCTTTGGTTGTGGACACATG ACTTGTTTAGAGTGTGGATCAAAAATTCGCAAGTGTCATATATGCCGAAGGAAGATCACCATTCGTATCAGATTGTTTCCTGATTAA
- the LOC102665725 gene encoding uncharacterized protein isoform X2 produces MLAYGVHLNELNLKCVLMIILMMILPILGLFFWLENKLSHNSSEANHYSKWKEHLQISDEINTLFCEQDENSTSAHCACSFCGRLSNIVTRCSRCKAAIYCSNACHVKHWRICHKYECVEKEGSQDQQESPFHGTHCLIMEPENRSYKGDVYYVEGGENSAEVSDETALKCNDGCAVCGNPSSKVCSRCKAIKYCSQTCQHFDWRSGHKFQCLVEKANTTEKAIVNQGRPANGNVVNLTNSDEVEDNAHSSSPLRLEFYSGNTSSKALTRSSLSLEATNNAQKEIQDQLTSLEEELAKIKEENMSLLSERDAWEVRARNSIDRLYSFRKENEHQLFILKHENELMSNAEKQSRQMVNSLSQRLHCLQIAVESGVEERKKQEEYIHMLQNECAKVKIELQEQNKCVERLTVELDKNTQFPRRITEETGQILVNALSEIAAVESNANCAEVSLPISLSRNPTFTTQGCSICLANEKNMAFGCGHMTCLECGSKIRKCHICRRKITIRIRLFPD; encoded by the exons ATGCTTGCATATGGGGTACACTTGAACGAGTTGAATCTAAAATGTGTTCTTATGATCATATTGATGATGATATTACCCATCCTAGGGTTGTTTTTCTGGCTAGAGAACAAGTTGTCCCATAATTCCAGTGAGGCCAATCATTACTCCAAATGGAAGGAACATTTGCAGATCAGTGATGAAATAAATACCCTATTTTGTGAACAAGATGAGAACAGTACTAGTGCACACTGTGCTTGCTCCTTCTGTGGAAGATTAAGCAACATAGTCACGAGATGCTCACGCTGCAAAGCTGCTATATATTG CTCGAATGCTTGCCATGTTAAGCATTGGAGGATTTGCCATAAATATGAATGCGTTGAGAAAGAAGGGTCACAAGATCAGCAGGAATCACCGTTTCATGGAACCCATTGCCTTATCATGGAGCCTGAAAAT AGATCATATAAGGGAGATGTTTACTATGTCGAAGGAGGAGAAAACAGTGCTGAGGTCAGTGATGAAACAGCTCTAAAGTGTAACGATGGCTGTGCAGTGTGTGGCAATCCAAGCTCTAAAGTATGCTCAAGGTGCAAAGCCATAAAATATTG CTCACAAACATGCCAACATTTCGATTGGAGATCTGGGCATAAGTTTCAATGTCTTGTTGAGAAGGCAAATACAACTGAAAAAGCAATTGTCAATCAAGGAAGACCTGCAAACGGAAAT GTTGTAAATCTCACGAATTCGGATGAGGTAGAAGATAATGCTCATTCATCTAGTCCTCTTCGCTTGGAATTTTACTCAG GAAACACCAGTTCCAAGGCCCTGACTCGAAGTTCTTTGTCTCTG GAAGCAACCAATAATGCTCAGAAGGAGATTCAAGATCAATTGACAAGCCTAGAAGAAGAATTGGCAAAGATAAA AGAGGAGAACATGTCATTACTATCAGAGCGCGACGCATGGGAAGTGCGAGCAAGGAATTCCATAGATAGACTTTATAGCTTCAGGAAAGAAAATGAGCACCAG CTGTTTATTTTGAAGCATGAAAATGAATTGATGTCAAATGCTGAGAAGCAATCACGTCAAATGGTTAATAGTTTATCTCAGAGGCTACACTGCTTGCAGATTGCAGTGGAAAGTGGAGTTGAAGAGAGGAAAAAACAAGAAGAATATATACATATGTTGCAG AATGAATGTGCTAAGGTTAAGATAGAGCTACAAGAACAGAACAAGTGCGTCGAAAGGCTTACAGTAGAGCTGGATAAGAACACTCAATTTCCTAGGAGAATAACTGAAGAAACAGGACAAATATTAGTCAATGCTTTAAGTGAAATTGCAGCTGTTGAATCCAATGCTAACTGTGCTGAG GTGTCCCTGCCAATTAGTTTGAGCAGAAATCCAACCTTTACAACACAG GGTTGTTCAATTTGCCTAGCCAATGAGAAGAACATGGCCTTTGGTTGTGGACACATG ACTTGTTTAGAGTGTGGATCAAAAATTCGCAAGTGTCATATATGCCGAAGGAAGATCACCATTCGTATCAGATTGTTTCCTGATTAA